One Helianthus annuus cultivar XRQ/B chromosome 7, HanXRQr2.0-SUNRISE, whole genome shotgun sequence genomic region harbors:
- the LOC110866528 gene encoding uncharacterized mitochondrial protein AtMg00860-like has translation MNNTFKPLLRKCVLVFLDDILVYNSSMEQHMKDLELVFKLLREHTLMAKKSKCSFTGAQIEYLGHIINKEGVATDPTKIAAITNWPIPSTLKQLRGFLGLAGYYRRFIRSFGGIAKPLTNLLKKEGFIWFTEA, from the coding sequence ATGAACAATACTTTTAAGCCATTATTGAGGAAATGTGTTTTAGTTTTTCTTGATGACATTTTGGTCTACAATTCTTCAATGGAGCAGCATATGAAGGATCTTGAATTGGTTTTCAAACTGTTACGAGAGCACACCTTGATGGCCAAGAAATCTAAGTGTTCATTTACAGGAGCTCAAATTGAATATTTGGGGCACATTATTAATAAAGAGGGAGTGGCTACTGACCCAACAAAAATTGCTGCTATCACTAATTGGCCTATTCCTTCTACACTAAAACAGTTGAGGGGGTTCTTAGGATTAGCAGGCTATTATAGGAGGTTTATACGATCTTTTGGGGGCATTGCTAAACCACTCACTAATTTGCTTAAAAAAGAAGGGTTTATATGGTTTACAGAAGCATAA